From the Kallotenue papyrolyticum genome, the window TCACGTCGATCAGCAGCAGATCCGGGTGCTGTGAGATCGCGGCGCGAATCAAGGCCTCGCCGCTGGGCACGGCGATCACTTCGAAGCCATGCTCTTCCAGAATCGTCTGCAGGAGGTGCCGCAGACCGGCATCGTCATCCGCGATGAGGATCCGTTCGCCCATAGGATACGCAGCTCCTCCTACCGCAGAGTGCGCGCGCGTTGTTCCAGCATGGCCAGCAAGGTGCTGACCACCTCTGTCGGTGTTAGGCCATCGGTATGCACAACATAGGCATCGGCTGGCTGGAGGGTGTTATGGCGATCGAGGGCATCGCGCCGCTGCAGATCCCGGTACACGCTCTCGTAGCTCACTTCCTGTCCCTGCGCGCGCAGTTCGTTGTAGCGACGCCGCGCGCGCTCCTCGGGGGAGGCCAGCAGAAAGATTTTGAAGTCGGCATCGGGCATCACCACGCTGCCGATGTCGCGGCCGACCATGACTACGCGTCCCTGGAGCCCGATGCGGCGCTGTTGGTCGCGCAACGCCGTGCGCACCTCGGGGTAGGCGGAGACGATCGACACATGGCGTTCAACCTCCTGGCTGCGCAACTGGCGGGTAATATCCTCGCCATCGGCCAGCACAGTGTACTGACGGCCATCGTCAACCGTGGCCGGCAGGACCTGGAGATCGACGTCGTGTGCCAAGCGCACCATCGCGGCTACGTCGTCCAGCGCGATACCACGCTGGAGTACAAGATAGGTGAGCGCCCGGTAGAGCACGCCCGTATCGAAGTAGGTATATCCCAGATGACGGGCCAGCAGGGCACCGAGCGTGCTCTTGCCCGATGCCGCCGGCCCATCGATCGTAATGACGGATGGCAGGCCTTGATCATTCATCTGATCGCGTATTGTAGCATGCCACAAGATCCAACTGCAAGACACAGCTCTGATGTCACCCCCGTTGCCCGCTCCTGGGCAAGCGGCGCAGCGATCGCGCGGTGATTTCATAGTTGTTAATACAATTAAGCAACTTTCGCTCCGCGAACGACGTCGTGTTTGGCGTATGATACTCTGCGACATCCCTGCTGCCGGGTGTTCGGCGTGAGTGACCAGGGTTGTTGTTATCGTTGGATCACGCGAAAGAGGAGCCTGAAGTATGCAGCGCTGGATGCATGCGCTGATGCTGGGAAGTGTTGCGCTGGTCCTCGCGGCGTGCGCAGGACGAGCGCCGCAGACGTCTGTCGATACGACCACCGTCCGTCGGGGAACGCTGACCATCACGGTCAGCAGCAGCGGCACGGTGCAGCCGCTGCGCTCGGCTAATCTCAACTTCGGCGCCAGCGGCACGGTGGCCGCGGTGCTGGTGCGCGAAGGGCAGCGTGTGCGCGAAGGGCAAGAGCTGGCGCGGCTCGACCTGCGCGACCTGGATCAGCAGGTGCGCCAGGCCGAAGCCAACCTGAAAACGGCTCAGGCGCGCCTGACGCAGGCCCAGGCGGGCAATGCCACGCCGCAGGACCTGGCGGCGCAGGAGGCCAGCATCGCCGCGGCGCGCGCGCAACTGGAGCGCGCGCGCACCGGCAACGTTACCGGCGCCGACATCGCCGCCGCCGAAGCTGCCGTGCGCAGCGCGCAGGCCAATCTGACGCGCGCGCGCACCGGCAACGTCACCGAGGCCGATATCGCCAATGCCGAAGCCGCCGTGCGTGCTGCCGAAGCACAGCTGGAGGCCGTCAAGCGTGGGCCAACGCCCGACCAGGTCAGCGCCGCGCAGACGCGCCTGGCGCAGGCCCAGGAAAACCTGCGCAAAGTCTCCGCGGCCGCCTCGGCGGCCAAAACCCGCGCCGAGCAGGACATGCTCCAGGCCGCCGACGCGGTGCGCCTGGCGCAGAGCGCCTACAGCAGCGCCTACTGGGACAACCAGCAGGCCCAGAACGGCATCGATCCCAAGAGCGGACGGCGCTTCAGCGAGCTAGGGCTGGATGAGGAGATCCAAAAGCGCCAGTACGCCGAGGCGCTGCGCACCGCCGAACTGCAGCTCAGTCAGGCCCAATCGCGCCTGGAGCAGGCCAAAGTCGCCTATGACACCGCGCGCCAGCAGGAGATCGCCGACGTCGCCACCGCCCAGGCCCAGGTCAACGATGCCCAGGTGCAGCTCGACGAGCTGCTCAAGGGTCCGGACGCCAGCGAGGTTGCGCGTGCGCAGGCGCAGGTTGACCAGGCCCGCGCCCAGCTCCAGAAGCTGCGGCAGGGCGGGACCACCGCCGACATCGCCGCGGCGCGCGCCCAGCTCGACCAGGCGGTGGCCAACCTCAACAAGCTCAAGCAGGGCGGCACACCCGCTGACATCGCCGCGGCGCGCGCCCAGCTCGACCAGGCGCAGGCGCAGTATGAGCGTCTGACCGCCGGTGCCAGCCCCAGCGATATCGAGATCGCCGCCGCGGGCGTGGCGCAGGCCGAAGCCCAGCTCGAAGCCGCCAAGCTCAATCGTGAGCGCGCCGTGCTGCGCGCGCCCTTCAGCGGCATTGTGACCGAGGTCAACATTGCCGTGGGCGATCTGGCGGCCTCCGCCGGCGCGGCGGGTGCGGCCATCGTGCTGGTGGACGACTCGCAGCGCTACCTGGAGGTCAGCGTCAGCGAAAACGACGTAGTGCAGATCCGTGAAGGTCAGTCGGCGCAGGTCCGCTTCGACGCGCTGGAGACGCGCCCGATCACCGGCACGGTCAGCTACATCGCGCCGGCGGCGACGGTGGTGCAGAACGTCACCACCTACGCCGTGCGCATCGATCTGCCGCAGGTCGATACCGCGATCCGCGTGGGCATGAACGCCACGGTGGATATCGCCACCACCCGCAAAGCCGGGGTGCTGATCATTCCGGCCAGCGCGCTGCGCAGCGAGGGCAGCAAGCGCTTCGTGCGCGTCCAACGCGGTGACCGCTTCGAGGATCGCGAAGTGCAGATCGGGCTGAGCAACGATGTCGAGGTTGAAGTGATCAGTGGGCTGGAGGAGGGCGAGCAGATCGCCACCATCGGCACGCCGCCGGCGGCCACGCCCTAGCACTGCGCAGGAGGAACGCTGATGGCAGCATCAGGCCGGCTCGCATCCCGCGCATGGCCGCGGCGCAGCTCGATCCTCGCCCTGGGCGAAAGCGTGCGCATCGCCCTGGAAAGCCTGCGCGCCAACAAGTTGCGCACCGCGCTGACCATGCTGGGGATCATCATCGGCGTCTGGTCGGTGGTGGCGCTCCTGGCGATCGGCCAGGGCGCGCGCCAAGCGATCATCTCCGAAGTTGAGGGCATCGGCACCAACCTGCTCAGCGTGGTGCCCGGCCAACAGCGCGGTCGCGGCCCGACGGCGGTGGACGAGCCGCTGACCATGGACGATGTGGTGGCGCTCCAGCGCGCCGTGCCCGAAATCAGCGCCGTGGCGCCGATCTTTCAGGGCAGCGCCAAACTGGTGGCCGGCTCGCTAAGCCGCGATATCCAGGTGACGGCTACTACGCCCGCGTACGTGGCGGTGCGCAACCTGGATGTGGCCAGCGGCACCTTTCTGACCGAGGCGATGTACGACTCGGCGCGGGCGGTGGTGGTGCTGGGCGATGCACTGGCCGACGATATCTTTGGTGACGCTTCGCCGATTGGCGCGAACGTGCGCCTCAACGGGAAGACCTTTCGCGTCGTGGGGGTGTTGCAGCCCAGCGGTGGTCTCACCAACGACGACAACGCCGCCTTTGTGCCTCTGACGACGGCCTACCGCGTGCTGTTCGGTGGACGGGCGGCTGCCTCGGCCAGCTACCAGGTGTCTGGGATCCTGCTCCAGGCGCGCGACGCGCAGGTGATCGATTTCGTCCAGCAGCGCGTCGAACAGGTCTTGCGTCAGCGCCGGCAGCTCGCCGGCGACGGCAGCGAGGACACCTTTACAGTCTTCAGTCAGGCCACGCTACTGGAGGCCTTTGGCACGGTTACTACCACGCTCACCGTCTTCTTGGGCGCGATCGCCGGCATCTCGCTGCTGGTCGGCGGCATCGGCGTGATGAACATCATGCTGGTCTCGGTGACCGAACGCACCAAAGAGATCGGCCTGCGCAAGGCGGTGGGCGCTAAACGCCGCGATATTCTGCTGCAGTTTTTGATCGAAGCCTTGGCGCTCAGTCTGCTGGGCGGTATCATCGGCCTGGCGCTGGGCTACCTGACCGCTTGGCTGGTTGGGCTGGTCTTTGGCGAGTACATTGTGCCGATCGTCACGCCCGGCTCGGCGCTACTGGCGCTCTCCTTCTCGGCGGCGGTCGGGCTGTTCTTCGGGCTCTATCCGGCGCGACGCGCGGCGCGGCTCAATCCAATCCAGGCGCTGCGCTACGAGTGATCGGCCCTGCTCCAACGAGGAAACCACGCATGCCGCTGATCGAGATCCACCATCTCACCAAAGTGTACCGCATGGGCGATGTCGAGGTGCATGCCCTGCGCGGCGTCTCGCTCCAGATCGAAGCGGGCGAGTTCGTGGCGATCATGGGCCCGTCCGGCTCCGGCAAGTCCACGTTGATGAACATTCTGGGCTGTCTGGATCAGCCGACCAGCGGCACCTATCGCCTGGACGGTGTGGACATCGGCCAGCTCAACGACGACCAGTTGGCCGAGATCCGCAACCGCAAGATCGGCTTTGTGTTTCAGCAGTACATGCTGTTGCAACGCCGCACGGCGCTCCAAAACGTCGAGCTGCCGACGCTCTACGGCAACGGCCACAACCGACGCCAGCGCGCCGAAGCGGCGCTGCGCATGGTGGGCATGGCCGATCGCATGCACCACAAGCCCAACGAGCTGTCGGGCGGGCAGCAGCAGCGTGTGGCGATCGCCCGCGCGCTGGTCAACGATCCACGCATCATCCTGGCCGACGAGCCAACCGGTGCGCTGGACACCAAGACCGGCGAGGAGATCATGCAGATCTTCACGCGCCTGAACCGCGAGCAGGGCATCACCATCATTCTGGTGACGCACGAGCCGGATATCGCCGCCTATGCCGCACGCGTGATCCAGGTGCGCGATGGGCTGATCAGCCAGGATCAGACCCGCCAGGCGCTGCCCGCAGCTGCCGCCGTGCCGGCGCTGGTGACGCAGAGCAAGCAGGCGCGTTGATGCTTGCTGGTACAGGCCTTGCAAAGCGCTGCGCGCAGTGAGCAGGAGGAGTCTGGCATGCAACTCGAGGGCAAGGTGGCGCTGATCACCGGCGCGGGATCGGGCATCGGCAAGGCTGCGGCGCTGCTGTTCGCGCGCGAGGGCGCGCGCGTCGCGGCGCTGAGCCATACCGAGGATGAGGTACAACAGACGGCGCGCGAGATCGAAGCGCAGGGCGGCGCGGCGCTGGCCGTGGTGGCCGATGTGGCCGATGCCGAACAGATGCAGCGCGCCGTCGCACACGTCGTCAGCCGCTGGCAGACGATCGACATCGTCTTCGCCAACGCCGGCATCAACGGCGTGTGGGCGCCGCTGGAAGAGCTGCAGCCGGAGGAGTGGGACCGCACGATCAACACCAACCTGCGCGGCACGTTTCTGACGGTCAAGTACGCGGTGCCCTACCTCAAGCGTCAGGGTGGCGCGGTGATCATTACCTCATCGATCAACGGCACGCGCGTCTTCAGCAACACCGGCGCGACGGCCTACTCCTGTACCAAGGCGGCGCAGGTGGCCTTTGCCAAGATGGTGGCCGTGGAGCTGGCCGAGCATGGCGTGCGCGTCAACGTGATCTGTCCCGGCGCGATCGAGACCAGCATCAGCGAGAACACCGAACAGCGCAACCTGGAGCAGGTGCGGCCGCGCGTCGAGATCGAGCACGACGGCCTGCTCTTGACGCACGGCAAGCCCGGCGCGGCCGAGGATGTCGCCCGGCTGGCGCTGTTTCTGGCCTCGGACGCCGCGCGGCACATCACCGGTACCGAGATCTGGATCGACGGTGTGCAGTCGCTGGTGCGCGGCTAGAACTCGTCGCCCAGGAACAGGGCGCGCTCCAGGCGATCGGCGAAGACGGCCACTTCGCGCAGGATCAGCAGCACCTCTTCGGGTTGGGCGGTGTGCAGCAATTGGCAGGCGATCACCGCCAGCATGTTGCCTAGCAGCGCGATGCGGCTGTAGATCGGCTCGCCGTTGACCTGCAGCAGGCGCCAGGCGTCGATGCTGCCGGAGGCCGCGCCGATGGTCGAGACAAAGGCGATGATCGGGCGGCCTTCGTCGTCGGCGCGCACTGCGGCGCTGACCTCCTGCTGGCGTCCGCCGGCCAGCGGCACGATCAGGCGGTAGATGCTGCCCTCATAGCGCAGGGGCGTGCCCAGGTAGGCCGCCAGCTCGCGCATGAGACGATCGAGGGGCAGGATGCTCATAGGTAGGTGCGCGCCGCCGGCGGTCGGCATGGCCACATCCCCGGCGGCGCGGTGTGTCAGAGCCCGGCGGCGTGCCGCAGCAGCGCCACCTTGTCGGTGCGCTCCCAGGGCAGATCCAGGTCGTTGCGACCGAAATGCCCATAGGCAGCGGTCTGGCGGTAGATCGGTCGGCGCAGGTCCAGATCGCGGATGATCGCGCCCGGCCGCAGATCGAAGTACTGCGTGATCAGGCGGTGGAGTACCTCGTCCGAGACCTTGGCAGTACCGAAGCTTTCGAAGCTGATCGACAGCGGCCGCGCCACGCCGATGGCGTAGGAGATCTGCAGCTCGAAGCGATCGGCCAGCCCTGCTGCGACGATGTTCTTGGCCACGTAGCGCGCGGCGTACGCGCCGGAGCGATCGACCTTGGTCGGATCCTTGCCGGAGAAGGCGCCGCCGCCGTGGCGCGCGATGCCGCCGTAGGTATCGACGATGATCTTGCGCCCGGTCAGGCCCGAGTCGCCCATCGGGCCGCCGACGACGAAGCGCCCGGTGGGGTTGATGTAGTACTTGGTGCGCTCGTCGAGCAGCTCGTCGTCGATCACGGCGCGCACGACATGCTCCAGCAGCTCCTCGCGGATCTGGCTCTGGGCAATGCCCGGATCGTGCTGCGTCGAGACCAGCACGGTATCTACGCGCTTGGGCCGGCCATAGGCATACTCCACCGTTACCTGTGCCTTGCCGTCAGGCCGCAGCCAGGGCAACTGGCCCGACTTGCGCACCTCGGCCAGGCGGCGCGTCAGGCGGTGCGCCAGGGCGATCGGTAGCGGCATCAGCTCCGGCGACTCGTTGCAGGCGAAGCCGAACATCATGCCCTGATCGCCGGCGCCGATGGTCTCGATCTCGTCCTCGGTCATCTCGCCGCTTTTGGCCTCCAGCGCCTTGTCCACGCCCATGGCGATGTCGGGCGACTGGCCGTGCAGCGCCACGATCACGCCGCAGGTGTGGGCATCGAAGCCGTAGCTGCTGCAGGTGTAGCCGATATCGGCTACCACGCGGCGCACAATGTCCTGCACTTCAACGTAGGCCTCGGTGGTGACTTCGCCCATCACCACCACCAGGCCGGTGGTGGCCGCCGTCTCGCAAGCCACGCGCGAGCGGGGGTCTTTTTCCAGCAGCGCGTCCAGAATGGCGTCCGAAATCTGGTCGCACATTTTGTCGGGGTGCCCCTCCGTGACCGACTCCGAGGTCAGGAACAGTTGGGGCGCCGCCTGAAAGGTGGTGCTCATAACAACGGTCCTCGCTAGCGAAATTCGCGTTGTGCATCGCTGATCGCAGCAGCGATGATGGCGCCATACAACACAACGATGGCCAGCAGCAGCAGCGTGAGCAGGCCGCCGATGACGATGCCGATCCAGGCATAAGTGCGCGTGCGGGCGGGATTGATGGCGCGATTGGCGCCGCGCAGCCCTAGGATGCCGGCTACCAGCGCGAAGATCGGCAGCAGACAGCCGCCGATGCCGAAGGTACACATGTTGAGCGCCATAATCGTGCCGACGAGCATCGCCAGCGTCGCGGTGTTGTCCTGGCGGTTGCCGGTGTAGCTCGGCGGATCGGTAGCGACATCCGAGGTGGACGAGACGGTGTACGGCTGTGGCTGGTTGAAGGATTCCACGGTCTGCCTCCCATCACCTAGCTGCTGGCCTGCGATTGCGCGGGAGGGACGTGCCGGCCCGCTCCCGCGCTTGATGGATCAGGTGCCCTCTTCCCACGAGTTGAGGTACTGCTCCTGCTCCGGCGTCAGCGTATCGATGCGAATGCCCATCGCCGCCAGTTTGAGCGCGGCGATCTCGCGATCAACCTCGGCGGGCAGGGCATAGACCCTGGGTTCGAGCTGGCCCCGGTTCTTGAGCAGGAACTCCGAGGCCAGTGCCTGATTGGCGAAGCTCATATCCATCACCGCCGAGGGATGCCCCTCCGCCGAGGCCAGGTTGATCAGGCGGCCTTCGCCCAGCAGATTGATACGTCGGCCATCGCGCAGCACGTACTGATCGACGAACTGGCGCGGCTGGCGCTTCTCGACGGCCATCTGCTCCAGCGCCGGAATATTGATCTCGACGTTGAAGTGGCCGGAGTTGGCGACGATCGCGCCATCCTTCATCACCGCAAAGTCTTCGGCATCGATCACATTGATGTCGCCGGTGGCGGTAATGAAGATATCGCCAACGCGCGCGGCCTCGACCATTGGCATGACGCGGTAGCCATCCATGGCCGCTTCCAGCGCTTTGATTGGATCGATCTCGGTGACGATCACGTCGGCGCCCAGCCCTTTGGCGCGCATGGCAATGCCCTTGGAGCACCAGCCGTAGCCACCGACAACGACCGTCTTGCCGGCGATCAGGATGTTGGTGGCGCGGATCACGCCGTCGAGCGTGGACTGGCCGGTGCCGTAGCGGTTGTCGAAGAGGTGCTTGGTTAGCGAGTCGTTGACGGCCACCACCGGAAACGTCAGCACGCCGTCCTTAGCCATGGCCTTGAGGCGGATCACGCCGGTGGTGGTCTCCTCGGTCGAGCCGACCAGCTGATCGAGCAGGTCGCGGCGCTCCTTAAGCATGGTGGTAACCAGGTCGGCGCCGTCGTCCATGGTGATCTGGGGCCGGTGGTCGAGCGCAGCCTTGATGTGGCGATAGTAGGTGGCGTTGTCCTCGCCCTTGATGGCATAGACCGGAATCTCGTCGTACTGCACCAGCGCCGCGGCCACGTCGTCCTGTGTCGAGAGCGGATTGGAGGCGACCAGCACCAGATCGGCACCGCCGGCGACCAGCGTGCGCGCCAGGTTGGCAGTTTCGGCGGTCACGTGCAGACAGGCCGACATGCGCAGGCCGGCCAGCGGGCGTTCGGCTTCGAAGCGCTCGCGGATCAGCCGCAGCACCGGCATCTCCTGCGCGGCCCACTCGATGCGCTGCCGACCCTGGTCGGCCAGACGCAGATCTTTGACATCGTAGTTTGCCATACGGTTGTGTGTTCTCCCTTGTGGTGATCTATTCCATCGTGACGCGCGGCGTCAGCAGCGTCTCGATCTCCTCCGAATCGCCGAAGTTCTCGCGGTAGCGCGCGATGAACTCGGCCAGCGTGTAGCGGTGTTGTTGCGTGCCACTCTGTTCGAGCGCATAGGTCGCTGCCAGCGCGCCGATGCGCCCGGCCACCGGCCAGGAACAGCCGGCCAGCAACCCCTTGACGAAACCGGCGCGGAAGGCATCGCCGGCGCCGGTGGGATCGACCAGACGGGCGGGCTTGGCCGGTGGGATCTCGTACTCCTGCTCGCCAACGGTGATCAGCGCGCCGGCCTCGCCCAGGGTCATGACCGTGATCGGCACGCGGCGGCGCAGCGCGGCTTCGCTGATGCCCAGCTTTTCGGCCATCATGCCGAACTCGTAGTCGTTGCCGGTCAGGATGCGCGCGCCGCGGAAGCCCTGCTCCAGCTCCTCCGCTGTGAGGCGCGGTGCCTGCATCGAGGGATCGTAGAGGTAGGGGATACCCAGCGCCGTGCACTCCTCGGCATAGCGCGCCATGGCCGCGGGATCGTTGGGCGCGATGATCACCAGGTCGTCCGGGCCCAGCGCCTGCTCGTGCAGCGAGAGCGTAGCGGCGTGCGCCATGGCGCCGGCGTAAAAGGCGGTGATCTGGTTGTCCTGCAGATCGGTGTTGATGAAGCACGAAGCCGTAAACTCGCCGCTGATCTGGCGCACGCCGCTGGTATCCACGCCCGCAGCCTCCAGCGCAGCGCGGTACTCGCCGAAGTCCTCACCGGCGGTGCCGACCAGGATTGGGCGTTCGCCCAGCAGCGCCAGGTTGTAGGCGATGTTCGGACCGGTGCCGCCGTGCATGCGTTTGAGCGAGTCTACCAGGAACGAGACGCTCAGCACATGCATCTTGTCGGGCAGAATATGCTCACGGAATCTGCCCGGAAAGACCATAATGTAATCGTAGGCGATCGATCCAGTAACGATGATGCGCACGGTTGTCGTCCTTTACCTCGAACTGCGCGACGGCTATTCGACGCCGTAGGAATGACGAATGATCGCTGCCAGCTCGGCGGTCAGCGCCAGGGCGCGCTCGGCCGCATCCGGCGGCAGATGGTCCAGTGTATCCTCAGGCATGATCAACGAGGCGCCCAACAGCGCATGCGCGGCGATGCCGGCCTCGTCCAGGGCGCGCACCCAGGCGTCGAAGCGCGCCGCCAGCCGTCCGGCGCTGGTTTGGCGCAAGCCCTCCAGCGACGCCGGCACGATGCCCCAGCCGATCGCCACCTGGCGCTCCAGGAGCTGACGCACCAGCGGCGCCAACGCGGGGGCCTGCGCGGGCGCGGGCAGGGGTGCGCCGATCAGATCGAGCGGCGGCAGCAGCAGCAGCGCCTCCGGAGTGGCCAGATCGGCGATCCACAACGCGCGCGGGCCGGCATCCTGGAGCGTCTGGCTCGCGGCATCGAGCCAGACCTCCGCCGGCTGCGGATTGAAGGGCGAGCCCAGCAGCGCCCAGTGCGGCTCATAGACCCAGATCGCCGTCGGGCGGCCCAGACGTCCCAGGGCGCGTTGCAACCAGGCGCGCCGCAGAAACAGATGCTTGGCCAGCGCATCGATCAGCTCGACGCTGTCGCCGAGCGGCTCGTCCTGGGTATCGACCAGCGTCAGCGCCAGGCTCAGCGGGCCGGGCACCAGGCCGAAGAGCATGCGCGCGCGGCGGTAGGGCGTCTGATCGGGCGCCTGCGCGCGCGGCAGCGCCTGCAAGGTCAGCGCCTGGCCTGTGCCGCTGCCGCGCAGATAGGCGGCATACAACTGATCCAACGCGCCGAGCGCCGTGGCGCGATCGACTTCGACCTGCGTCGCGCGCTGCTGCACGCCGGGAAAGGCCTCGTAGCCCAGTGCCATCGGCGACTCGGCGGCGCCGGCCAGCAGCGGCAGCGCCGGCAGCGCCGGCGTATGGCGCAGCACCGTGTTCCAGGCCGCTTCGGCACTGGTGTGCGGCAAGGGGCCCAGGCTGGTGGGCTGGCAATTTGGCCGGAAGGGTAGCGGCATGGCAGGCATCGCGCTGACTCACGCGCCGCGTGGCGCGGGCTCCCCGGGCGCGTCGGCCAGCAGACGCGCCAGATGCTCCTGGAACGGCGGATAGATCACGCCGCGTTCGGTGATGATCGCCGTGATCAGCTCGTGGGGCGTGACATCGAAGGCGGGATGCGCGGCGGGCACACCCGCGGGCGCGATCGGCTGGCCGGCCACGTGCGTCACTTCGGCAGCGTCGCGCTCTTCGATCGGGATCGCATCGCCGTTGGGCAGGCTGAGATCGATCGTGGATGAGGGCGCCGCGACATAGAACGGAATGCCGTGCGCTCTGGCCAGTACCGCCAGGCTGTAGGTGCCGATCTTGTTGGCGACATCTCCGTTGGCGACGATGCGGTCGGCGCCGACGATCACGCAATCGATCATGCCGCGGCGCATGAAGTAGCCGGCCATGTTGTCAGTGATCAGCGTCTGGGGAATGCCGGCTTCCTGCAATTCCCAGGCGGTGAGACGCGCCCCCTGGAGGAAGGGCCGCGTTTCATCAACAAACACATGCACGCGCCGCCCCTGTGCGTGGGCTTTGCGGATCGGCGCCAGCGCCGTGCCGTAGCCAGCGGTCGCCAGCCCGCCGGCGTTGCAGTGAGTCAGCACGCGCGCGCCGTCGGGCAGCAGCGCCGCGCCATGCTCGCCGATGGCGTGGCACATCGCCAGGTCTTCGGCTTTGATGGCATGCGCTTCCTCCAGCAGCCGCGCTGCTAGGTCGGGCGCGGCTCCCTGCTGGAGCAGCCACTGCGCCGCGCGCAGCATGCGCGTGGTGGCCCAGCCCAGGTTGACCGCGGTCGGGCGGGCGCGGTCGAGCGTGGCTTTGGCCTGCTGCAGGCGCTCCAGCACGGCCTCGGCACCGGCAGCACCGCCGTCGGGCACGGCCAGGAGCATGCCGTAGGCCGCGGCGATGCCGATCGCCGGCGCGCCGCGCACCACCATGCGCCGGATGGCCTCGGCCACCTCCTCCACACTGCGACAGCGGACGATGGCCTGTGTGTGCGGCAATTTGGTTTGGTCGATCAGGCAGACCGCGCCGGGCTCCCACCAGACGGTTTCCACATCGGCACCCACAAAAAAGGCCACTCACAGCGAGAGGCCAGGGCAACGCGCACGTCCTCTCATCTCTCGGCGCGGCTGACGCGCCGCAGGATTTGGCACCTTCCTGGCGCATGCACGAACGTCGCGGCACGCTGCCGAACGTCTCGCGGCTGCTGCCGGAGGTTGCCGGGGCTTCATCGGGCCAGTCCCTCCACCCCTCGCGATGAGTCGCGGATCAGGTTTGCCGCCGATTATAGCATACGCCGGCAGCGCTCGCAAACCGGCCGCGGTTGACGAACATCGGTGTCTGAGCTACCCTTAAACGCGGCGCTGTCGCTGCGGATGGCGCCCATGCGCACCGTCGCCAGGCTCACCGGGTTTGCCACGCAAAGGATATTGCCATGGCCACACTGAGTCGTTCACTGGTGGATGTCGCGGAACAGGTATCGGCGGGACGGCCAGCGCCCGATCTGTCGGCGCTGGCCGACCGATTGTCCGGTTCGGCGATCCTCAAGATCGCCGCCGAGGTGCGCGCCCTGCAGGCCGCCGGTCAGCCGGTGCTCAACCTGACCGTGGGTGACTTCAGCCCCAAGGAGTTTCCGATCCCTGCGGCGCTGGCGCAGGCCTGTGTGCGCGCCTTCGAGACCGGCCAGACCAACTATCCACCCTCGGACGGCGTGCCGGAGCTGCGCGCGGCGATCGCGCGCCTTTACGAGCGCGAGCTGGGGCTGCGCTATCCGTTGGAGTCGATCATCGTCCAGAGCGGCGGGCGGCCCGGCATCTACGCCGCCTATCTGACGCTGGTCGATCCCGGCGAGGCGGTGCTCTACCCATTGCCCTCCTGGAACAACAACTACTATTGCCAGTTGGTCGGCGCGCGGGCGATCGAGGTGCCGACCGACGCTGCCAACGGCTTTATGCCCACCGCCGAGGCGCTGGCGCCGCACATCGGCGCGGCGCGGCTGGTGGTGATCAACACGCCGGTCAATCCTACCGGTACGGTGATGCCCGCCGAGCAGTTGCGCGCGATCTGCGACCTGATCCTGGAGGAAAACCACCGGCGCGCGCGGCGTGGCGCGCGTGGTCTCTACCTGCTCTTTGATCAGATCTACTGGATGCTGACCTTCGGCGCAGCGCGGCATGTGACGCCGGTCGAGGTGGCGCCGGAGATGGCCGCCTGGACGATCATGGTCGATGGCATCTCCAAAAGCTTTGCAGCGACCGGCCTGCGCGTAGGCTGGACGATCGCCCCGCCGGATGTGGCGCAACCGATCCGCGACATTATTGCCCATGCCGGGGCCTGGGCGCCCAAGCCGGTGCAGGTAGCCACCGCCGAGCTGCTGGACGA encodes:
- the metK gene encoding methionine adenosyltransferase — protein: MSTTFQAAPQLFLTSESVTEGHPDKMCDQISDAILDALLEKDPRSRVACETAATTGLVVVMGEVTTEAYVEVQDIVRRVVADIGYTCSSYGFDAHTCGVIVALHGQSPDIAMGVDKALEAKSGEMTEDEIETIGAGDQGMMFGFACNESPELMPLPIALAHRLTRRLAEVRKSGQLPWLRPDGKAQVTVEYAYGRPKRVDTVLVSTQHDPGIAQSQIREELLEHVVRAVIDDELLDERTKYYINPTGRFVVGGPMGDSGLTGRKIIVDTYGGIARHGGGAFSGKDPTKVDRSGAYAARYVAKNIVAAGLADRFELQISYAIGVARPLSISFESFGTAKVSDEVLHRLITQYFDLRPGAIIRDLDLRRPIYRQTAAYGHFGRNDLDLPWERTDKVALLRHAAGL
- the ahcY gene encoding adenosylhomocysteinase: MANYDVKDLRLADQGRQRIEWAAQEMPVLRLIRERFEAERPLAGLRMSACLHVTAETANLARTLVAGGADLVLVASNPLSTQDDVAAALVQYDEIPVYAIKGEDNATYYRHIKAALDHRPQITMDDGADLVTTMLKERRDLLDQLVGSTEETTTGVIRLKAMAKDGVLTFPVVAVNDSLTKHLFDNRYGTGQSTLDGVIRATNILIAGKTVVVGGYGWCSKGIAMRAKGLGADVIVTEIDPIKALEAAMDGYRVMPMVEAARVGDIFITATGDINVIDAEDFAVMKDGAIVANSGHFNVEINIPALEQMAVEKRQPRQFVDQYVLRDGRRINLLGEGRLINLASAEGHPSAVMDMSFANQALASEFLLKNRGQLEPRVYALPAEVDREIAALKLAAMGIRIDTLTPEQEQYLNSWEEGT
- a CDS encoding carbohydrate kinase family protein, whose protein sequence is MRIIVTGSIAYDYIMVFPGRFREHILPDKMHVLSVSFLVDSLKRMHGGTGPNIAYNLALLGERPILVGTAGEDFGEYRAALEAAGVDTSGVRQISGEFTASCFINTDLQDNQITAFYAGAMAHAATLSLHEQALGPDDLVIIAPNDPAAMARYAEECTALGIPYLYDPSMQAPRLTAEELEQGFRGARILTGNDYEFGMMAEKLGISEAALRRRVPITVMTLGEAGALITVGEQEYEIPPAKPARLVDPTGAGDAFRAGFVKGLLAGCSWPVAGRIGALAATYALEQSGTQQHRYTLAEFIARYRENFGDSEEIETLLTPRVTME
- the mtnA gene encoding S-methyl-5-thioribose-1-phosphate isomerase, producing the protein MGADVETVWWEPGAVCLIDQTKLPHTQAIVRCRSVEEVAEAIRRMVVRGAPAIGIAAAYGMLLAVPDGGAAGAEAVLERLQQAKATLDRARPTAVNLGWATTRMLRAAQWLLQQGAAPDLAARLLEEAHAIKAEDLAMCHAIGEHGAALLPDGARVLTHCNAGGLATAGYGTALAPIRKAHAQGRRVHVFVDETRPFLQGARLTAWELQEAGIPQTLITDNMAGYFMRRGMIDCVIVGADRIVANGDVANKIGTYSLAVLARAHGIPFYVAAPSSTIDLSLPNGDAIPIEERDAAEVTHVAGQPIAPAGVPAAHPAFDVTPHELITAIITERGVIYPPFQEHLARLLADAPGEPAPRGA
- a CDS encoding pyridoxal phosphate-dependent aminotransferase gives rise to the protein MATLSRSLVDVAEQVSAGRPAPDLSALADRLSGSAILKIAAEVRALQAAGQPVLNLTVGDFSPKEFPIPAALAQACVRAFETGQTNYPPSDGVPELRAAIARLYERELGLRYPLESIIVQSGGRPGIYAAYLTLVDPGEAVLYPLPSWNNNYYCQLVGARAIEVPTDAANGFMPTAEALAPHIGAARLVVINTPVNPTGTVMPAEQLRAICDLILEENHRRARRGARGLYLLFDQIYWMLTFGAARHVTPVEVAPEMAAWTIMVDGISKSFAATGLRVGWTIAPPDVAQPIRDIIAHAGAWAPKPVQVATAELLDDAEAVHEYHQQMKTEAQRRLDALYQGFQAMRAAGLPVDCLAPQGAIYLSARLDLLGRSFDGRSFTSNDDIRRFVLEQAGFAVVPFDAFGFQGEPGWVRLSVGAVSLADIESGLQRLHRALERVR